The DNA window CACTCGTTGACGTGGCCTTCGGTGCCGTCGAGGTTGTTATCAGCGGAACGCGACAGTTGCGCGTCGAAGCGCGGGTAGTAGGTGGACTTGGCCGTGGCGTACTGACGCTCGGTGGCTTCGATGTCCGCTTCGGCAGATTTCAGAAGCGGGTTGGTGGTGACCATGATGCGCTGGGCATCAACCAGGTTGTCTGGCAGGTGCGCGCTCAGCGGTGCCGGGGTGGCCAGGGCGTCGGGCAGCGAGCCGGTCACGCTGAAGTAGTTGGTTTTGGCATCGGTCAGGTTGGTTTCTTCCGTCAACAGGTTGTTGCGGGCTTGTGCCAGTCGGGCTTCGGCCTGGTCAAGGTCGGCCAGGCGGCCTACGCCGCGTTCGGTGCGCAGGCGGATCTGGTCGAAGATGCGCTCGTGGCTCTTGAGGTTGTCGCTGGCGAGCCGTACGAATTCCTGGCGCTGCAGCACGTCCAGATAGACCTCGACGGCGCGCAGGGCGGTGTTTTCGCTGGTGCCCAGTACCGACCAGGCGCGCGAATTGACGGTGGCCTTCATGCGGCCGACTTCATTCGGCGTCGCGAAGCCGTCGAAGAGCATCTGGTTCAGGTTGATGCTGCCTTCGCTGCGATGCAGGTTTCTCCAGTGATTCCCGCCACTGCGGGTAGAAGGGCTGTCGGTGCCCTCGCGACCTGTGCCCGCGCTCAACGTGACGGATGGCAGGTAGCCGCCTTTCACTGCGCGCAGTTCTTTTTCTGCGACGTAGCGACTGTTTATAGAGCGGCTCACTTCAGGGTGATAGTTGAGAGCCTGCTGAATGGCGCTGGGCAGGTCTTCCGCTGACGTGATGCCTGACATGGCGAGCATGATGGAGGCGGCTGCAAGGCGGCGCTGGAATTTCATGTGAGGAGTTCCTTTTGGATGTTACAGATAACTTCCGGTTTTATATCGCTATTTCCCGGCAATGAAATGCTGGCGAGGGAATACTCTTCATTATGGTAGGTCTCGTGGCTAATCCTGCATAGCGTTTCCGGATTGAAGATTATAAAAAGTAGTGTTGCTTAAAATGATGTTCTTTCTTCGGTTCGCATGGGTTAGTCCTGCCGTTATTGGGTTGTCAGGCGTGCGTCATGGGTGATTTTTGATGCGTATCGATCGTGACAAAAGTATGACGTCAAGCCAGTCGCCACGGGGCTTTGCGTCCGAGGTGGTGTGCTGTGATTCTGGCGTCAGAAAAATGCCAAAACGGGCCAAAATGGCGGCGGCAACGGATGCTGAAATCTGGATGGTGAGTTGTAAAAAAGCGCATATATACAGATGATGTGAATGGGTATAGTTGTGCTAGATATGTGCTGGCTGTTCTTGAAGAAAAGCTATATAGGCCTGGCTGCACTTTACAGATTAAGAGTGTTATCAAGGAGAAACCCATGGCTATCATTGGTGTTGTTAAAGGTGTTGTAGGACAAGTCTTTGCCGTCGCCGCAGACGGTGCCCGCCGCTTGCTGGTGGAAGGGGATCGGCTCTTTACCGGCGAGGAGGTCCTGACTGGTTCGACTGGCGCCATCACCATTGAATTGCCGGATGGGCGCACCCTTGACGTCGGGCGCGACAGTCGCTGGGGCGAAGTGGCGGGTATTTCCGACGATCAGCCTGCCGGTACGCCGGCAGATGATATCGAAGCCTTGCAGCAGGCCATCGCCGACGGTGCTGACCCGACTGATCCGACCGCAGGCCTTGAGGCCACCGCGGCGGGTGCAACGGGCACCGGCGAGGCGGGCGAAGGTGGCGGTAGCCACACGGCCGTGGTCCTCGACCTGACGGGCGAACGTGTCGCTGCTGATCCGGGTTACCCGACGGAAGGTATCTCCGTCGCCTTCAACAATGCGCGGGAGACGCTCGGGGAGCCTGACACCAACGGTTCGTCCTTCGCCGCCATCCTCACGCTCATCGCCCCTGACCGCATCATCGAAGGTGAGCCCATCACCTATACCGTCGTGGTCAATAGTCCGGTCGTCGGCAGCCCGCTGGTGGTGACCCTGACCAACGGGCTGGTCGTGACGATTCCGGTGGGTGGAACCAGTGGCAGCGTGACCATCCCCAGCCGGCCCGACGACAGCTATATACAAGGTGACGAAGTCCTGACCGTCGGTATCGGCGGCACTACCGGCGGCAGCTACAGCTCGCTGGATACCTCCAGTACCACGACCACCACTGTGGTGGATGATAACGACGAAACCACCGTTTCCCTGACGGCTACCCCGAACGTCAATGAAAACGGCACGGTGACCTACACCGCCACCTTGACCAATCCGGCCCAGGGCGATGTCACCGTTACCCTGAGCAATGGCCAGACCATCACCATTCCTGATGGCGCCACCACCGGCACGGTGGACTATGTCACGGGCAACGACATCTACAATGGCGCGCCAGACCTCTCCGTCACCATCACTAATGCGACAGGTGGCAATTTCGAGAGCCTGGTCATCGATGGCACGCCAGCCAATACCGTGGTCGACGACACGGTAGACACCACGACCTTGACGCTGGGTGATGTCACCGTTGCCGAAGGCAGCGGCACCGCGACCATCAGCGCGACGCTGAGCAACCCGACCGATCGCGACTTCACCGTTACCCTGAGCAACGGTGCGACCATCACCTTCACGGCGGGCAGCAGCACGGGCGTCTCGACGCCGTTCACGGTTCAAGGGGACGACCCTTATGTGGATGGCGAGAGCTATGTGGTCAGCGTGACTGACCCAGGCAATCACAACTTCGAAAGCCTGGACACCAGCGACACCTCGACCGTGACGGTCACCGACACCATCGACACGGTGACGGCGGAACTGAGCGTCGACCGCACGGTAACGGATGAAGGCACGGGTGACCTGGTCTACACCGTGACGCTGAAGGATGCCAGCGGCAATCCGGTGACGGCGAACAATCCGGTGACGGTGACGACGACGCTGGGCACGGTGACCATCGCGGTTGGCGCGAGCAGCGGTACGCTGTCGGTGCCGGTGCAGGGCGATGACGTCTATGTGGACAACGAGGTGGTGTCCAACGCGATCACAGGTATCAGCGAAGCGAATGCGGGTGCACCTGGCAGCTTCGAGAAGCTGGATTACGACAGCACCGGCGTCAGCACGACGATCAATGACACCGTCGACACGGTTACGGCGGAACTGAGCGTCGACCGCACGGTAACGGATGAAGGCACGGGTGACCTGGTCTACACCGTGACGCTGAAGGATGCTAGCGGCAATCCGGTGACGGCGAACAATCCGGTGACGGTGACGACGACGCTGGGTACGGTGACCATCGCGGTTGGCGCGAGCAGCGGCACGCTGTCGGTGCCGGTGCAGGGCGATGACGTCTATGTGGACAACGAGGTGGTGTCCAACGCGATCACAGGTATCAGCGAAGCGAATGCGGGCGCTCCTGGCAGCTTCGAGAAGCTGGATTACGACAGCACCGGCGTCAGCACGACGATCAATGACACCGTCGACACGGTTACGGCGGAACTGAGCGTCGACCGCACGGTAACGGATGAAGGCACGGGTGACCTGGTCTACACCGTGACGCTGAAGGATGCCAGCGGCAATCCGGTGACGGCGAACAACACGGTGACGGTGACGACGACGCTGGGCACGGTGACCATCGCGGTTGGCGCGAGCAGCGGCACGCTGTCGGTGCCGGTGCAGGGCGATGACGTCTATGTGGACAACGAGGTGGTGTCCAACGCGATCACAGGTATCAGCGAAGCGAATGCGGGCACTCCTGGCAGCTTCGAGAAGCTGGATTACGACAGCACCGGCGTCAGCACGACGATCAATGACACCGTCGACACGGTGAAGGCGGAACTGAGCGTCGACCGCACGGTAACGAATGAAGGCACGGGTGACCTGGTCTACACCGTGACGCTGAAGGATGCCAGCGGCAATCCGGTGACGGCGAACAATCCGGTGACGGTGACGACGACGCTGGGTACGGTGACCATCGCGGTTGGCGCGAGCAGCGGCACGCTGTCGGTGCCGGTGCAGGGCGATGACGTCTATGTGGACAACGAGGTGGTGTCCAACGCGATCACAGGTATCAGCGAAGCGAATGCGGGCGCTCCTGGCAGCTTCGAGAAGCTGGATTACGACAGCACCGGCGTCAGCACGACGATCAATGACACCGTCGACACGGTTACGGCGGAACTGAGCGTCGACCGCACGGTAACGGATGAAGGCACGGGTGACCTGGTCTACACCGTGACGCTGAAGGATGCCAGCGGCAATCCGGTGACGGCGAACAATCCGGTGACGGTGACGACGACGCTGGGCACGGTGACCATCGCGGTTGGCGCGAGCAGCGGCACGCTGTCGGTGCCGGTGCAGGGCGATGACGTCTATGTGGACAACGAGGTGGTGTCCAACGCGATCACAGGTATCAGCGAAGCGAATGCGGGCGCTCCTGGCAGCTTCGAGAAGCTGGATTACGACAGCACCGGCGTCAGCACGACGATCAATGACACCGTCGACACGGTGAAGGCGGAACTGAGCGTCGACCGCACGGTAACGAATGAAGGCACGGGTGACCTGGTCTACACCGTGACGCTGAAGGATGCCAGCGGCAATCCGGTGACGGCGAACAATCCGGTGACGGTGACGACGACGCTGGGTACGGTGACCATCGCGGTTGGCGCGAGCAGCGGCACGCTGTCGGTGCCGGTGCAGGGCGATGACGTCTATGTGGACAACGAGGTGGTGTCCAACGCGATCACAGGTATCAGCGAAGCGAATGCGGGCGCTCCTGGCAGCTTCGAGAAGCTGGATTACGACAGCACCGGCGTCAGCACGACGATCAATGACACCGTCGACACGGTGAAGGCGGAACTGAGCGTCGACCGCACGGTAACGAATGAAGGCACGGGTGACCTGGTCTACACCGTGACGCTGAAGGATGCCAGCGGCAATCCGGTGACGGCGAACAACACGGTGACGGTGACGACGACGCTGGGCACGGTGACCATCGCGGTTGGCGCGAGCAGCGGCACGCTGTCGGTGCCGGTGCAGGGCGATGACGTCTATGTGGACAACGAGGTGGTGTCCAACGCGATCACAGGTATCAGCGAAGCGAATGCGGGCGCTCCTGGCAGCTTCGAGGAGCTGGATTACGACAGCACCGGCGTCAGCACGACGATCAATGACACCGTCGACACGGTGAAGGCGGAACTGAGCGTCGACCGCACGGTAACGGATGAAGGCACGGGTGATCTGGTCTACACCGTGACGCTGAAGGATGCCAGCGGCAATCCGGTGACGGCGAACAATACGGTGACGGTGACGACGACGCTGGGCACGGTGACCATCGCGGTTGGCGCGAGCAGCGGCACGCTGTCGGTGCCGGTGCAGGGCGATGACGTCTATGTGGACAACGAGGTGGTGTCCAACGCGATCACAGGTATCAGCGAAGCGAATGCGGGCACTCCTGGCAGCTTCGAGAAGCTGGATTACGACAGCACCGGCGTCAGCACGACGATCAATGACACCGTCGACACGGTGAAGGCGGAACTGAGCGTCGACCGCACGGTAACGAATGAAGGCACGGGTGACCTGGTCTACACCGTGACGCTGAAGGATGCCAGCGGCAATCCGGTGACGGCGAACAATCCGGTGACGGTGACGACGACGCTGGGTACGGTGACCATCGCGGTTGGCGCGAGCAGCGGCACGCTGTCGGTGCCGGTGCAGGGCGATGACGTCTATGTGGACAACGAGGTGGTGTCCAACGCGATCACAGGTATCAGCGAAGCGAATGCGGGCGCTCCTGGCAGCTTCGAGAAGCTGGATTACGACAGCACCGGCGTCAGCACGACGATCAATGACACCGTCGACACGGTGAAGGCGGAACTGAGCGTCGACCGCACGGTAACGAATGAAGGCACGGGTGACCTGGTCTACACCGTGACGCTGAAGGATGCCAGCGGCAATCCGGTGACGGCGAACAACACGGTGACGGTGACGACGACGCTGGGCACGGTGACCATCGCGGTTGGCGCGAGCAGCGGCACGCTGTCGGTGCCGGTGCAGGGCGATGACGTCTATGTGGACAACGAGGTGGTGTCCAACGCGATCACAGGTATCAGCGAAGCGAATGCGGGCGCTCCTGGCAGCTTCGAGAAGCTGGATTACGACAGCACCGGCGTCAGCACGACGATCAATGACACCGTCGACACGGTGAAGGCGGAACTGAGCGTCGACCGCACGGTAACGGATGAAGGCACGGGTGATCTGGTCTACACCGTGACGCTGAAGGATGCCAGCGGCAATCCGGTGACGGCGAACAATACGGTGACGGTGACGACGACGCTGGGCACGGTGACCATCGCGGTTGGCGCGAGCAGCGGCACGCTGTCGGTGCCGGTGCAGGGCGATGACGTCTATGTGGACAACGAGGTGGTGTCCAACGCGATCACAGGTATCAGCGAAGCGAATGCGGGCACTCCTGGCAGCTTCGAGAAGCTGGATTACGACAGCACCGGCGTCAGCACGACGATCAATGACACCATCGACACTGTGTATGCAAAGATCTCCGTGGATAAATCAGCCGTTTTCGAGGGCGGTGCTCTGACGTATACGGTCAGTCTGGTCGATGCTAACGGCGACCCAGTCACTGTGCTGACCGGCAAGACTGCCGTGGTCAATCTGGTCTGGACGGGCGATGCGGCGAACCTCAATGATGTCAACGTATTGCCTGCAACAGTCAGTTTCACAGGTGGTGAGTCCGTCAAGACGTTTAAGGTGACGAGCAAAACCGACACCCTCGTCGAGGTGTCGGAGCCGCTGACCGTGACGATCAGTGG is part of the Pseudomonas sp. ABC1 genome and encodes:
- a CDS encoding TolC family outer membrane protein, which produces MKFQRRLAAASIMLAMSGITSAEDLPSAIQQALNYHPEVSRSINSRYVAEKELRAVKGGYLPSVTLSAGTGREGTDSPSTRSGGNHWRNLHRSEGSINLNQMLFDGFATPNEVGRMKATVNSRAWSVLGTSENTALRAVEVYLDVLQRQEFVRLASDNLKSHERIFDQIRLRTERGVGRLADLDQAEARLAQARNNLLTEETNLTDAKTNYFSVTGSLPDALATPAPLSAHLPDNLVDAQRIMVTTNPLLKSAEADIEATERQYATAKSTYYPRFDAQLSRSADNNLDGTEGHVNEWQAMVRMNYTLFQGGSNKATLEARSYQINEALDVRNNALRQLNEELALGYSALDNARRQLPIAKDYADRSLKVRDAYQKQFALGERTLLDLLDSENELFTAQRRYTEVKYIELFTQYRILGTTGELLKSQSVVAPMASTALSDSKTRVDLPGLN